From Podospora bellae-mahoneyi strain CBS 112042 chromosome 3, whole genome shotgun sequence, the proteins below share one genomic window:
- a CDS encoding hypothetical protein (COG:S; EggNog:ENOG503P6SW), with protein sequence MSFDWDHQFCLGCDKQTDGTTYCSEACRLGDYEKTASSSSPSSGASSPTLNEWTFNKPTSSSSKFYLSPAFDFSAPQTSRSNSVLSPSASQTSLCSMRSTSSAGLDAAQLSDKAARELRAYARSFESVRTQRRRSY encoded by the coding sequence ATGTCCTTCGATTGGGATCACCAGTTCTGCCTGGGCTGCGACAAGCAAACCGACGGCACCACCTACTGCTCTGAAGCCTGCCGTCTTGGGGACTACGAGAAGactgcttcctcttcatcaccaagctcTGGGGCGAGCTCACCAACCCTGAACGAGTGGACCTTCAACAAGCCAACCTCCAGCAGCTCCAAGTTCTACCTCTCCCCCGCCTTCGACTTCAGCGCACCACAAACATCCCGCTCCAACTCTGTCCTCTCCCCATCTGCCTCGCAAACCAGTCTCTGCTCCATGCGCAGCACATCCTCTGCCGGGCTCGACGCCGCTCAACTGTCAGACAAGGCCGCCCGCGAACTCAGGGCCTACGCTCGTTCGTTCGAATCTGTCCGCACTCAACGTAGACGATCGTACTAG
- a CDS encoding hypothetical protein (EggNog:ENOG503NYBE; COG:S), with protein MGKPRLIILIRHAQSEGNKNRDIHQTIPDHRVKLTQEGWQQAYEAGRRLKGLLRPDDTLQFFTSPYRRTRETTEGILATLTDNQPEDSNFNRNRIKVYEEPRLREQDFGNFQPCSAEMERMWQERADYGHFFYRIPNGESAADAYDRVSGFNESLWRQFGDDDFPSVCVLVTHGLMSRVFLMKWYHFSVEYFEDLRNVNHCEFLTMRQDMNTGKYILENKLRTWSDLKKQNALEAVAREKEAEVKDKEKAETGKENGKSKDSSKLARTGSVVEIRRRWGGCPNGCNHDKNFKIRQTLADLVKNDHIISNQAVGLAGSENSSGSNSNSNTSGSNVTAVKNGTASPLDAAAALAPPAETNNSTSSTSSTTNSNNNTTTSSTLGLTNPSFNGTANSTTLVSRRPAGKKIFWSQSSTTLCADGSPNPSFDISITGPKIDISKARDEVVSSPDGTPSFISVDDRLRGQLKSPSLPPHLSNNNSNSSSNHQTSAHGGAVQQLHVGRDFGGTYSGHNSVASGDDADSSEDERHRHTHHHSHTHDYLKPASHRAVFLTGPGSKRDNSRMGRGMRANRLGDCHSDAGHSSDGEHEADGEHETPDEDEDESGSNADGLELARTLTEKADEALMRAEMEDKSIQGSVY; from the exons ATGGGGAAACCAAGACTTATCATCCTTATCAGACACGCCCAGTCGGAGGGCAACA AGAACCGCGACATCCACCAGACCATTCCCGATCACAGAGTCAAGCTCACGCAAGAAGGATGGCAACAAGCCTACGAAGCCGGTCGGAGACTCAAGGGCCTGCTGCGGCCCGACGACACTCTTCAGTTCTTCACCAGCCCCTACAGACGGACAAGAGAGACGACAGAAGGCATCCTCGCCACCTTGACGGACAACCAGCCAGAAGACAGCAACTTTAACAGGAACAGGATCAAGGTCTATGAGGAGCCAAGGCTGCGCGAACAAGATTTTGGCAACTTCCAGCCATGCAGCGCCGAGATGGAAAGGATGTGGCAGGAGCGTGCCGACTATGGTCACTTTTTCTACAGAATTCCAAACGGCGAGAGTGCGGCGGATGCCTACGATCGTGTCAGTGGTTTCAACGAGAGTTTGTGGAGACAGTTTGGGGATGACGACTTTCCCAGTGTCTGCGTATTAG TCACTCACGGTCTCATGTCTCGTGTCTTCCTCATGAAGTGGTACCATTTCAGTGTCGAGTACTTTGAGGATCTCCGCAACGTGAACCACTGCGAGTTCCTCACCATGAGGCAGGACATGAACACGGGCAAATACATCCTAGAAAACAAGCTACGGACATGGTCCGATCTCAAAAAACAAAACGCGTTGGAAGCGGTGGCCAGAGAAAAGGAAGCCGAGGTaaaggacaaggagaaggcggagaCCGGAAAGGAGAATGGAAAGAGTAAAGACAGTTCGAAACTTGCTCGCACCGGCTCAGTGGTTGAGATTCGACGTCGCTGGGGAGGCTGTCCCAACGGCTGCAACCACGACAAGAATTTCAAGATCCGCCAGACGCTGGCTGACTTGGTCAAGAATGACCATATCATCTCTAACCAGGCTGTCGGCCTGGCTGGAAGTGAAAACAGCAGCGgtagcaacagcaacagcaacacgaGCGGGAGCAACGTGACAGCCGTCAAGAACGGCACCGCCTCTCCCCtcgatgctgctgccgctcTTGCTCCCCCTGCTGAAACGAATAACTCTacttcttccacctcctcgacgaccaacagcaacaacaacacgacAACCTCTTCGACCTTAGGCCTCACCAACCCTTCCTTCAACGGCACGGCCAATAGCACAACACTAGTGAGTCGACGGCCGGCAGGCAAAAAGATTTTCTGGTCTCAGTCATCAACCACGCTTTGCGCAGACGGCAGCCCTAACCCCTCCTTTGACATCTCTATCACGGGTCCCAAAATCGACATCAGCAAGGCCCGAGATGAGGTGGTTTCTAGTCCAGACGGTACGCCGTCTTTTATCTCTGTCGACGACCGATTACGTGGCCAGCTCAAGAGTCCCAGCCTACCGCCCCatctcagcaacaacaacagcaacagcagcagcaaccatcAAACTTCTGCCCATGGGGGCGCGGTACAGCAACTCCATGTCGGAAGGGACTTTGGCGGGACGTACAGCGGGCATAACAGCGTCGCCAGCGGGGATGACGCTGACTCGTCAGAGGACGAGCGTCACAGACAtactcaccaccactcacaTACACATGATTATCTCAAGCCTGCTTCTCATCGTGCTGTCTTTCTCACTGGGCCTGGCAGCAAGAGAGATAACAGCCGGATGGGAAGGGGTATGAGGGCTAACAGGTTGGGAGACTGCCACAGTGATGCTGGGCATAGCAGTGATGGAGAGCACGAGGCAGATGGGGAGCATGAGACGccagatgaggatgaggatgagagtGGGAGCAACGCTGATGGGTTGGAGTTGGCGAGGACGTTAACGGAGAAGGCGGATGAGGCATTGATGAGAGCTGAGATGGAGGATAAGAGTATACAGGGGAGTGTTTACTGA
- a CDS encoding hypothetical protein (EggNog:ENOG503P2Q3; COG:S) gives MADAPPAKRLKTTTSAKTKHNLSPTSLQAATLSSLFANPDKPIPVPTGPQKKHLPPPPEIVTNVQGSSAGAGSGEFHVYKAARRREYERLRQMEEETAAEKAQREFEEERLERIRKDEEKTRKNREKRNKKKQNKGKGGGNKGGTPQPTTTASGKVGDKKGDDGDKVAGNGTEKGDAKESTTPQPPAVPVAQGVGLVICDDD, from the coding sequence ATGGCCGACGCCCCCCCAGCCAAACGCCtcaaaacaaccacctccgccaaaaccaaacacaacctctcccccacctccctccaagCAGCAACCCTCTCATCCCTCTTCGCAAACCCCGACAAgcccatccccgtccccacCGGACCCCAAAAGAaacacctccccccgcccccagaAATAGTAACCAACGTCCAAGGCTcctccgccggcgccggaTCGGGCGAGTTTCACGTCTACAAagccgcccgccgccgcgaATATGAACGACTCCGGCAAATGGAAGAGGAAACCGCCGCTGAAAAGGCCCAGCgcgagtttgaggaggaacgACTAGAGAGGATAAGAAAGGACGAGGAAAAGACGCGGAAGAacagggagaagaggaataagaagaagcagaataaggggaagggaggtgGGAATAAAGGGGGGACGCCGCAGCCAACTACTACCGCGAGTGGGAAGGTGGGGGATAAGAAaggtgacgatggtgataAAGTGGCTGGAAATGGGACAGAGAAGGGGGATGCAAAGGAgtcgacaacaccacaaccacccgCTGTCCCAGTCGCCCAAGGGGTGGGGTTGGTCATCTGCGATGATGATTGA